A window of the Falco biarmicus isolate bFalBia1 chromosome 10, bFalBia1.pri, whole genome shotgun sequence genome harbors these coding sequences:
- the TTLL9 gene encoding probable tubulin polyglutamylase TTLL9, whose protein sequence is MLSQRNWLVKSLKTFRKQLESEAGKLETTKYAFIPKTFKMPSEYHLFVEEFSKNPGIACIMKPMFISHMWQCKRLHLIMILGRLLQ, encoded by the exons ATg CTGAGTCAGAGGAACTGGTTAGTGAAGAGTCTGAAGACATTTCGGAAGCAGTTAGAAAGTGAAGCAGGAAAGCTTGAGACAACAAAATATGCCTTTATTCCAAAGACCTTCAAAATGCCTTCAGAGTACCATTTGTTTGTGGAAGAGTTTAGCAAGAATCCTGGCATCGCTTGCATTATGAAACCT ATGTTCATCTCACACATGTGGCAGTGCAAAAGACTGCACCTGATTATGATCCTGGGAAG